AATACTGTGCATAAACTTGCAAGCCAGCAATCTCTGGCGACATGTAGGCTAGTGCTTGTTCGCCTCGCCGCTCGATTCCACTACTGATAATGGCATTGTGGTCGCCGAAGGTATCAGCAAAAATATCAACTTTAGCTTTTTTGTAGGGAGTGTCGCGAATACCGATGCTAAACGAACCAATATCAGTTTTGAGGCCTAAATATTGATCCCTCTTGCTCACTGTTGACGAAGCGCTCGTTAAAGAAAGGCCAAATTCAACCTTTGCGAAAACTTCATGGTTATCGTCAATTTTTTCACTGGCCTTGATTCCAAAGCGACTGCCTGAACTGCTCACCCGCGTTCCAGAAAGTTCCGCTTCCGAAGTGCTTTGCTGGGCATAAGCTCCAATTAACTTACCATAAACCTTTACATCGGATGCTACTGCTATTTGAGGAATTCCATAGCCAATAGCTAGCGCTCCTACGCTCCATAATCCTAAGTGTCTGAACATCGAGTCTCTCCCATAATCTTTGCGTCTTTGCCTTTAGATTATATCAATCTTCCGGGCAAGTGTCGCAGTCTCCTTCATTGGGGGAAGAGTTACTATGAAGATTGTGTAAAGGAAAGAGAATAATATTCAGGTTTCGCACTTAAAAGGAAAGGCAGAGGCCAAAGGCCTCCGAAAGGTAAGTTGACTAAGCAAGATTGATTAAAAGTTCATCAGCATTAACTTGCTGGCCCTCTTTAACAACAACTTCTTTAATCCTTGCGTCTTTGTTGGCCTGAACTTCAAACTCCATCTTCATGGACTCCAAAATGACCACAGTTTGCTTTGCTTTTACCTCAGCGTCATTTGAGGTTAAAACCTTTATCACTTTGCCCGGTACCGGTGCGACAATAGCGTTTTCCTGTTCTGCCGACTTACCAACGGGGCTATCTTCTCTAGGAATTTGCCTTTGAAATCCTTGACCGTCAATCTTGCAGAAGACGAACTGCCCCTCTGGAGCAAGAGTCTTAGCATACTGAAACCGGACAGTTTGGCTAGCTAGGATGCCTTCTCCAGTACCAATTTCTACGGATTTGGGAGGAAAGCTGGAGCAGGTAAAATGCAAGCTGGGGCTTAATTTTACTTGCTCACCGCTATGAGTTTGAAAGGCATTGCGAGTCACCTGGCAAATTTCTTGGCTTTCTAGGGGAGACTTCGCCAACTGAATCAACACACGATCTGCTAAATCCTGTTTGCTGGCTCGTTTGCGTGCCATCAGCCCCAGTAAGTCTTCGCGCCTTTCTTCGATATAGCGAGTTCCCATAACAGTTTTCAGAAAGATCTCGTCGGCCATGATCTCTGAAATAAACTCCATGTTGTGGATTGGCCCACAAAAGACGGTCTTATCCAGAGCCATCTTCATATACCGAATTGCATCCAAGCGGGTTTCCCCGGTAGTGACAAGCTTGGCAACCATCGGGTCAAAATTGGGGCTTACTTCATCAATCGGGTCGAGGCCAATCTCCCAGCGGACATGAGCATGTTGGAATGGTTCAAAACCATAGACTGGTCCTGGGGCTGGAAAAAAGTCGTTGCTGGGGTCTTCGGCGTAGATTCTTACCTCGATACTGTGGCCACGGGAATTTGCAGGAATCTGGCCTACAACAGTTTCTCCCATTGCTACTTTAAGCTGCCACGCGACAAGATCTGTTTGAAAAACTTCTTCGGATACAGGGTGCTCTACCTGCAAGCGAGTGTTCATCTCCAAGAAGTAAAAGCCCTGCTCACTTTCAGCGTCGGAGCCTTCTACTAAAAACTCCACCGTACCTGCAGAACTATACCCGACTTCTTTGGCAAGCCTAATGGCGGCCTCATGCATCTTACGCCTGGTTTCGGGGTGAAGAAACGGCGCTGGAGCTTCTTCGATCACCTTCTGATGGCGTCTTTGTACCGAGCAGTCGCGATCGCCGACGCTTACCACGTTGCCGTGGTGATCACCAAGAATCTGGACTTCAACATGACGGGGGTTTTCCAGGAATTTTTCAACGATCAGGCTGCCGTCACCGAAGGAGTTGAGCGCTTCTGAACTGGCCCGTTGCATAGCAGGAATAAGCTCGTCCTGAGATCGGACCACTCGCATGCCCTTACCGCCGCCGCCGAGAGCTGCTTTAATCAGGACGGGCAGGCCGGCAGACTCCACAAACTGAACTAGGGGAGCTTCCGACTGGCTAATATCAATCCCCTGAATTCCTGGAACGCAGGGGACTCCAGCTTTCTGAGCTAGCTCACGAGCGGCAGACTTGGAAGCCATGGCCTCGATCGCATCTGACTTTGGCCCGATCCAAGCTAAGCCAGCTGCGCTCACCGCAGCTGCAAAACTTGCATTTTCTGATAAAAAGCCAAAGCCAGGATGAATTCCATCACAATTGTTTTCCTTGGCGATGCGAATCATCGTCTCAGCATTGAGGTATAGAGCGGAGTTCTCCTCATCTACCAAATGAAACTGATCGATCAATGGTTTGAGGAATACGGGTACCCTGTCCCGCTGAGCAATGCATACGGTTTCGATCCCGAGCTTGCGTGCCGTTTGGGCGATCCGCCTAGCGATTTCCCCACGGTTAGCGATGAATAGACGTTTAATCTGAGTCATAAATTGTCCTTAAAGCTCGTCTAAAAGTTCACGGGGAGCAGGCACTCGTTGCCTCAACAGGGCTTGGGCAAAGGTCTTGCCTTGGGCATCGATTCTTAGAGTTTTAGTACCGCCGCCGCCGAGAGATTGATCCAGCAAGAAGTTGAACCCATTCATATTCTTCAATGAATAGCGAGTTACCTTTCCAAAGCAAAGTTCTTGGAATAAGTCTTTTACCTTTTGTGCTGTGAGGTATCCATCTAAGAATTCGTAGATTTTCTCGCTTCGAGCCAGGACTCCAATATTTGCAGAATCTCCTTTGTCGCCACTGCGAGCAAGGCAGAGCTTTCCTAGAGGAATCCAATCATCTTTTTGCTCGGCCAAGCTTTGGCCAATCGTTTGCTTGGGTGATTCTGCGACGAGGCAGTCCTCGACAGGAACGAATTCCCCTGTAGCAGTGTTGGTAACCTGCTTTTCTTCGCAAATTTGTCCGTCCTTGAGCAAGGCGATGTTGGGATGCACAATATCTTTTGGCA
This sequence is a window from Pseudobacteriovorax antillogorgiicola. Protein-coding genes within it:
- a CDS encoding acetyl/propionyl/methylcrotonyl-CoA carboxylase subunit alpha, which encodes MTQIKRLFIANRGEIARRIAQTARKLGIETVCIAQRDRVPVFLKPLIDQFHLVDEENSALYLNAETMIRIAKENNCDGIHPGFGFLSENASFAAAVSAAGLAWIGPKSDAIEAMASKSAARELAQKAGVPCVPGIQGIDISQSEAPLVQFVESAGLPVLIKAALGGGGKGMRVVRSQDELIPAMQRASSEALNSFGDGSLIVEKFLENPRHVEVQILGDHHGNVVSVGDRDCSVQRRHQKVIEEAPAPFLHPETRRKMHEAAIRLAKEVGYSSAGTVEFLVEGSDAESEQGFYFLEMNTRLQVEHPVSEEVFQTDLVAWQLKVAMGETVVGQIPANSRGHSIEVRIYAEDPSNDFFPAPGPVYGFEPFQHAHVRWEIGLDPIDEVSPNFDPMVAKLVTTGETRLDAIRYMKMALDKTVFCGPIHNMEFISEIMADEIFLKTVMGTRYIEERREDLLGLMARKRASKQDLADRVLIQLAKSPLESQEICQVTRNAFQTHSGEQVKLSPSLHFTCSSFPPKSVEIGTGEGILASQTVRFQYAKTLAPEGQFVFCKIDGQGFQRQIPREDSPVGKSAEQENAIVAPVPGKVIKVLTSNDAEVKAKQTVVILESMKMEFEVQANKDARIKEVVVKEGQQVNADELLINLA